The following proteins are encoded in a genomic region of Nonomuraea muscovyensis:
- a CDS encoding carbohydrate ABC transporter permease, with translation MAGVLQRTPTTPARAGVAPRRPPRRRAHVAVFVAPFFVAFALFFLAPIGYAIHQSFFRLTSSGLGLTEPVLEFAGLGNYVTALTDGAFLASIGRVLLFSLIEVPTMVACALALALLLDSARARFRAFFRVSFFLPYGVPGVIASLLWGFLYVPQTSPLIDVLAAAGLPHDFLGPDTILLSIANISTWQFAGYNMLVLIAGLQAIPQELYEAARVDGASETRIAWHVKIPLVRAPLILITVFTLIGTLQLFVEPLILKPLTTAVNSDYTPNLAAYNQAFGQANIHLASAEATLIAVMAFVISFGFLRLVNRKGNRAW, from the coding sequence GTGGCGGGGGTGCTGCAGCGGACACCGACGACACCGGCCAGGGCGGGCGTGGCCCCGCGGCGCCCCCCGCGTCGCCGGGCGCACGTGGCGGTCTTCGTCGCGCCGTTCTTCGTGGCCTTCGCGCTGTTCTTCCTCGCGCCGATCGGCTACGCGATCCACCAGAGCTTCTTCCGGCTCACCAGCAGCGGCCTCGGCCTGACCGAGCCGGTGCTGGAGTTCGCCGGGCTCGGCAACTACGTCACCGCGCTGACCGACGGCGCCTTCCTGGCGAGCATCGGCCGGGTGCTGCTGTTCAGCCTCATCGAGGTGCCGACCATGGTGGCCTGCGCCCTGGCGCTGGCGCTCCTGCTCGACTCGGCGCGGGCCCGCTTCCGGGCGTTCTTCCGGGTGTCGTTCTTCCTGCCGTACGGCGTGCCCGGCGTGATCGCCTCGCTGCTGTGGGGGTTCCTCTACGTGCCGCAGACCAGCCCGCTCATCGACGTGCTGGCGGCGGCCGGGCTGCCCCACGACTTCCTCGGCCCCGACACGATCCTGCTGTCCATCGCCAACATCTCCACCTGGCAGTTCGCCGGCTACAACATGCTGGTGCTCATCGCCGGGCTGCAGGCCATCCCGCAGGAGCTGTACGAGGCCGCCCGGGTCGACGGGGCGAGCGAGACGCGCATCGCCTGGCACGTCAAGATCCCGCTGGTGCGGGCGCCGCTGATCCTCATCACGGTCTTCACGCTCATCGGCACGCTGCAGCTGTTCGTCGAGCCGCTCATCCTCAAGCCGCTCACCACGGCCGTCAACAGCGACTACACCCCCAACCTGGCGGCCTACAACCAGGCGTTCGGTCAGGCCAACATCCATCTCGCCTCGGCGGAGGCCACGCTCATCGCGGTCATGGCGTTCGTGATCTCGTTCGGCTTCCTCCGGCTGGTCAACCGGAAGGGGAACAGGGCGTGGTGA
- a CDS encoding beta-galactosidase yields the protein MNFLSNRLGFGADYNPEQWSPEVWRDDIRLMREAGVTIVTLGIFSWATVEQEPGRYDFGWLDEVMDLLAAAGIDVSLATGTASPPSWLSRLHPETLPVNHDGVRLSPGSRQHYCPSSPVYREAAVGLAVQMAKRYGTHPALKLWHVGNEYGCHIQECYCDVSADDFRAWLRDRYGDLDGLNAAWSTTFWSQRVTDWADVLPPRTAPTLRNPAQDLDFRRFSSDALLACYRAERAVLQELTPGVPITTNIMGMWEPVADYASWAADFDIVALDIYPEPKDPTAHIDAAFFHDQMRSLGGGRPYMMMETATSAISYCPPNRPKRTGLNRLWSHQAVARGADAVMYFQWRASAGGAEKFHSAVVSHGGADNRIFREAAALGAELSSLSDVAGGRVPADVAIVHDYANWWALELDARPGELKIPERVRAHYAPLWHANVTVDVVPPEADLSAYKLVVVPNLYLCTDAAADGLRRYVEGGGHLLMSFFSGIADECDRIRLGGYPGAFRELLGLRVEEFWPLSDGERAGLSSGGGADLWADHIVPEGAEVLAAYTGGPLPGLPAVTRHAFGAGTATYLGTRPDEHSMRDLVADTLRLAGVAPVVAGLPAGVEAVRRGRHLFLLNHNDHAVHAAGTDLAPRDVAVLRLDRDPASGAAAAPSLQSGAVPPVGEGA from the coding sequence ATGAATTTCCTGAGCAACCGGCTCGGCTTCGGCGCCGACTACAACCCCGAGCAGTGGTCGCCCGAGGTCTGGCGCGACGACATCCGCCTCATGCGCGAGGCCGGGGTCACCATCGTCACGCTGGGCATCTTCTCCTGGGCCACCGTCGAGCAGGAGCCGGGCCGCTACGACTTCGGCTGGCTCGACGAGGTCATGGACCTGCTCGCTGCGGCCGGCATCGACGTCTCCCTGGCCACCGGCACCGCCTCCCCGCCGTCGTGGCTGTCACGCCTGCACCCCGAGACCCTGCCGGTCAACCATGACGGCGTGCGCCTGTCGCCCGGCTCGCGCCAGCACTACTGCCCCAGCTCGCCGGTCTACCGCGAGGCGGCCGTGGGCCTGGCCGTCCAGATGGCCAAGCGCTACGGCACCCACCCGGCGCTGAAGCTGTGGCACGTCGGCAACGAGTACGGCTGCCACATCCAGGAGTGCTACTGCGACGTCTCCGCCGACGACTTCCGCGCCTGGCTGCGCGACCGCTACGGCGACCTCGACGGGCTCAACGCCGCCTGGTCCACCACGTTCTGGAGCCAGCGTGTCACCGACTGGGCCGACGTGCTGCCACCGCGCACCGCACCCACCCTGCGCAACCCCGCCCAGGACCTCGACTTCCGCCGCTTCAGCTCCGACGCGCTGCTGGCCTGCTACCGCGCCGAACGCGCCGTGCTGCAGGAGCTCACCCCCGGCGTGCCCATCACCACCAACATCATGGGCATGTGGGAGCCGGTCGCCGACTACGCCTCCTGGGCCGCCGACTTCGACATCGTGGCGCTCGACATCTATCCCGAGCCGAAGGACCCCACGGCCCACATCGACGCCGCCTTCTTCCACGACCAGATGCGCTCGCTCGGCGGCGGCCGGCCCTACATGATGATGGAGACCGCCACCAGCGCCATCAGCTACTGCCCGCCCAACCGCCCCAAGCGCACCGGCCTCAACCGGCTGTGGAGCCACCAGGCCGTGGCACGCGGCGCCGACGCGGTCATGTACTTCCAGTGGCGGGCCTCGGCCGGCGGGGCGGAGAAGTTCCACTCGGCCGTCGTCTCCCACGGCGGCGCCGACAACCGGATCTTCCGCGAGGCGGCCGCCCTCGGCGCCGAGCTGTCCTCCCTGTCCGACGTGGCAGGCGGCCGGGTGCCCGCCGACGTGGCCATCGTCCACGACTACGCCAACTGGTGGGCGCTGGAGCTGGACGCCCGGCCGGGCGAGCTGAAGATCCCCGAGCGGGTGCGCGCCCACTACGCGCCGCTCTGGCACGCCAACGTGACCGTCGACGTGGTGCCGCCCGAGGCCGACCTGTCGGCGTACAAGCTGGTCGTCGTGCCCAACCTCTATCTGTGCACCGACGCGGCCGCCGACGGCCTGCGGCGCTACGTCGAAGGCGGCGGCCACCTGCTCATGTCGTTCTTCAGCGGCATCGCCGACGAGTGCGACCGCATCCGGCTGGGCGGCTACCCGGGCGCCTTCCGCGAGCTGCTCGGGCTGCGGGTGGAGGAGTTCTGGCCGCTCAGCGACGGCGAGCGGGCCGGGCTCAGCTCCGGCGGCGGCGCCGACCTGTGGGCCGACCACATCGTGCCCGAGGGCGCCGAGGTGCTGGCCGCCTACACGGGCGGGCCGCTGCCGGGCCTGCCCGCGGTGACCAGGCACGCCTTCGGCGCGGGCACCGCCACCTATCTCGGCACCCGCCCCGACGAGCACTCCATGCGCGACCTCGTCGCCGACACCCTCCGGCTGGCGGGCGTCGCCCCCGTCGTGGCGGGCCTGCCCGCCGGTGTGGAGGCCGTACGCCGTGGCCGGCACCTGTTCCTGCTCAACCACAACGACCACGCCGTCCACGCGGCCGGCACCGACCTCGCGCCACGCGACGTCGCGGTCCTGCGCCTCGACCGCGACCCCGCGAGCGGCGCTGCGGCAGCCCCGTCGCTCCAGAGCGGTGCGGTGCCGCCCGTCGGGGAGGGCGCGTGA
- a CDS encoding alkaline phosphatase PhoX, translated as MTAPDRRSFLGGTLAAGLASGLAVQTLGRHAAWAEAGRRPSRPGEAGYGALRRVASRNTGEELLALPAGFSYTVLGRTGTPMSDGVPTPIAHDGMAAFPGTRRHTVRLVRNHEVRTGPGSPVGRVHVPGSARYDELGVGGTTTLEVDPRSGEVVRHFVSLNGTIVNCAGGMMLHRRGWLTCEETTAGPARGWQRKHGYVFEVPLRGPEPGRPAASMPLTAMGRFSHEAVAVDPRTGYVYETEDDAGRPDGFYRFRPRDPLDLSAGGVLEMLKVRGVDGYDCREGQTTGARLPVEWVTIDDPDPDLEGGAPTCAQQGLAKGAAKFNRLEGCWYGDGGVFFNSTSGGDAKNGDAPGADGYLEGYGQVWRYVPGRRDGGTLVLVYESPGRKQLDSPDNLTFTPRGGIVLCEDDAGSADADPHPLAPGLVNVNRLIGLDPRRGEPFEFAVNIADDSEFAGACFSPDGATLFVNQLGSTAALDPPGRTYAIRGPWGRGPL; from the coding sequence ATGACCGCGCCCGACCGACGATCCTTCCTCGGCGGCACCCTCGCGGCCGGCCTGGCGAGCGGCCTGGCCGTGCAGACGCTGGGCCGGCACGCCGCCTGGGCCGAGGCCGGCCGCAGGCCGTCCCGGCCGGGCGAGGCGGGATACGGCGCGCTGCGCCGGGTCGCGTCACGCAACACCGGCGAGGAGCTGCTGGCGCTGCCGGCCGGCTTCTCCTACACCGTGCTCGGCCGCACCGGCACGCCCATGTCCGACGGGGTGCCGACGCCCATCGCGCACGACGGCATGGCCGCCTTTCCCGGCACCCGCCGCCACACCGTCCGGCTCGTCCGCAACCACGAGGTGCGCACCGGGCCCGGCTCGCCCGTCGGCCGCGTGCACGTGCCCGGCTCGGCCCGCTACGACGAGCTGGGCGTCGGCGGCACCACCACGCTGGAGGTCGACCCGCGCAGCGGCGAGGTGGTGCGGCACTTCGTCAGCCTCAACGGCACGATCGTCAACTGCGCCGGCGGCATGATGCTGCACCGGCGCGGCTGGCTGACCTGCGAGGAGACCACGGCCGGGCCGGCCCGGGGCTGGCAGCGCAAGCACGGCTACGTCTTCGAGGTGCCGCTGCGCGGCCCCGAGCCGGGCAGGCCGGCCGCGTCCATGCCGCTCACCGCGATGGGCCGCTTCTCGCACGAGGCCGTCGCCGTCGATCCGCGCACGGGTTACGTGTACGAGACCGAGGACGACGCGGGCCGGCCCGACGGCTTCTACCGGTTCCGCCCCCGCGACCCGCTCGACCTGTCGGCCGGCGGCGTCCTGGAGATGCTCAAGGTCAGGGGCGTCGACGGCTACGACTGCCGCGAGGGCCAGACGACGGGCGCGCGGCTGCCGGTGGAGTGGGTCACGATCGACGACCCCGACCCCGACCTGGAGGGCGGCGCCCCCACGTGCGCCCAGCAGGGCCTGGCCAAGGGCGCGGCGAAGTTCAACCGCCTGGAGGGCTGCTGGTACGGCGACGGCGGCGTGTTCTTCAACTCGACCAGCGGCGGCGACGCCAAGAACGGCGACGCGCCGGGCGCCGACGGCTACCTGGAGGGTTATGGCCAGGTCTGGCGCTACGTCCCCGGCCGCCGTGACGGGGGCACGCTGGTGCTGGTGTACGAGTCACCGGGGCGCAAGCAGCTCGACTCGCCCGACAACCTCACGTTCACGCCGCGGGGCGGCATCGTGCTGTGCGAGGACGACGCGGGCTCGGCCGACGCCGACCCGCATCCGCTGGCCCCGGGGCTGGTCAACGTCAACCGCCTGATCGGGCTCGACCCGCGGCGCGGCGAACCTTTCGAGTTCGCGGTGAACATCGCCGACGACAGCGAGTTCGCCGGCGCCTGTTTCAGCCCCGACGGCGCCACGCTGTTCGTCAACCAGCTCGGCTCGACCGCCGCGCTCGACCCGCCCGGCCGGACGTACGCCATCCGCGGCCCGTGGGGGCGGGG
- a CDS encoding carbohydrate ABC transporter permease, which produces MVTRIRPATVVVLALLFAAAGYFLLPVVWVVIAATKSTADLFGTFGLWSPDPQLGANLDRLFGTGDGLFGRWILNSFLYAGLGALVATLLSAGAGYAMAKYPFRGREALFNLVLAGVLVPSTVLALPTYLIFSEVGMTGTFWSVLLPSMVSPFGVYLARIQAHAAIPDALLESARLDGAGEYRIFFRIALKIMSPALVTIFLFQFIGIWNNYFLPLVMLSDQQLYPVTLGLALWNSQTFRDPAFFELTVTGAAVSALLLVLTMASLQRFWRAGLTAGSVKG; this is translated from the coding sequence GTGGTGACACGGATCCGCCCGGCCACGGTCGTGGTGCTCGCGCTGCTGTTCGCGGCGGCCGGCTACTTCCTGCTGCCGGTCGTCTGGGTGGTCATCGCCGCCACCAAGAGCACCGCCGACCTGTTCGGCACGTTCGGCCTGTGGTCGCCCGACCCGCAGCTCGGCGCCAACCTCGACCGCCTGTTCGGCACCGGCGACGGCCTGTTCGGCCGCTGGATCCTCAACAGCTTCCTGTACGCGGGGCTCGGCGCGCTGGTGGCCACCCTCCTGTCGGCGGGAGCGGGCTACGCGATGGCGAAATACCCCTTCCGCGGCCGGGAGGCGCTGTTCAACCTCGTGCTGGCCGGGGTGCTCGTGCCGTCCACGGTGCTCGCCCTGCCCACCTATCTGATCTTCAGCGAGGTGGGCATGACCGGCACGTTCTGGTCGGTGCTGCTGCCCAGCATGGTCAGTCCGTTCGGCGTCTACCTCGCCCGGATCCAGGCCCACGCCGCCATCCCCGACGCGCTGCTGGAGTCGGCCCGGCTCGACGGCGCGGGGGAGTACCGCATCTTCTTCCGCATCGCCCTGAAGATCATGAGTCCGGCACTGGTGACGATCTTTTTGTTCCAGTTCATCGGCATCTGGAACAATTACTTCCTGCCCCTGGTCATGCTGTCGGACCAACAGCTGTACCCCGTCACGCTCGGCCTGGCGCTGTGGAACTCCCAGACGTTCCGTGATCCCGCCTTCTTCGAGCTGACGGTCACGGGCGCGGCGGTGTCCGCACTTCTCCTCGTCCTCACCATGGCCTCGCTCCAGCGCTTCTGGCGAGCGGGGCTCACCGCAGGGAGCGTTAAGGGATGA
- a CDS encoding ABC transporter substrate-binding protein, which produces MGSKLPRVVRMVAAATAIGLAAACGGGGGQASPAAGGDPAQPVELTFWSWVPDIQKAVDQFNAAHPGIKVKLETITPGPDGGYAKMLAAVKAGNAPDVAQVGYDSLPSFLVNGALEDVTEHARDDAATFVDWQWQTGVFGGKVYAIPQASGPMGFYYRKDLFDKWGIEAPKTWDDFAAAAATIRQKDKDAYISTFAANQAPWMISLAQQAGRQWFSTEGDAWKVTIDNPDTRRMAAFWQKMLDDKLLKTEADLSNAWYKDLQTGGIVGWIGGSWGDAIIRGNAPDTSGKWAVAPMPQWAGATTFTSASWAGGSASAILKGTDNPAAATEFAVWLNSDPRSVNTLLSAGYGWPSIKDTSQITNLQKDDTVFPFYGGQNIWDVFKESDAAVTMDWRWPPVSDALYASLTDNAKAAVQGQGTLTDAFVKTQQAMVEQLRAKGLNVVTGG; this is translated from the coding sequence ATGGGATCCAAGCTTCCCCGGGTGGTCAGGATGGTGGCCGCCGCCACCGCGATCGGCCTCGCCGCGGCGTGCGGCGGGGGCGGCGGGCAGGCGAGTCCCGCGGCGGGCGGTGACCCGGCCCAGCCGGTCGAGCTCACGTTCTGGTCGTGGGTGCCCGACATCCAGAAGGCCGTCGACCAGTTCAACGCCGCCCACCCCGGCATCAAGGTCAAGCTGGAGACCATCACCCCCGGCCCCGACGGCGGCTACGCCAAGATGCTGGCCGCGGTCAAGGCCGGCAACGCGCCCGACGTGGCCCAGGTCGGCTACGACTCCCTGCCGTCGTTCCTCGTCAACGGGGCCCTCGAGGACGTGACCGAGCACGCCCGCGACGACGCGGCCACGTTCGTCGACTGGCAGTGGCAGACCGGCGTCTTCGGCGGCAAGGTCTACGCGATCCCGCAGGCCAGCGGCCCGATGGGCTTCTACTACCGCAAGGACCTGTTCGACAAGTGGGGCATCGAGGCGCCCAAGACGTGGGACGACTTCGCCGCGGCCGCCGCCACCATCCGCCAGAAGGACAAGGACGCCTACATCTCGACCTTCGCGGCCAACCAGGCGCCGTGGATGATCTCGCTGGCGCAGCAGGCGGGCCGGCAGTGGTTCAGCACCGAGGGCGACGCCTGGAAGGTGACGATCGACAACCCCGACACCCGCCGGATGGCGGCCTTCTGGCAGAAGATGCTGGACGACAAGCTGCTCAAGACCGAGGCCGACCTGTCCAACGCCTGGTACAAGGACCTGCAGACCGGCGGCATCGTGGGCTGGATCGGCGGCTCCTGGGGCGATGCGATCATCCGCGGCAACGCCCCCGACACCTCGGGCAAGTGGGCCGTCGCGCCGATGCCGCAGTGGGCCGGCGCCACGACGTTCACCTCGGCGAGCTGGGCCGGCGGCTCGGCCTCGGCCATCCTCAAGGGCACCGACAACCCCGCGGCGGCCACCGAGTTCGCCGTCTGGCTCAACAGCGACCCCCGGAGCGTCAACACGCTGCTGTCGGCGGGCTACGGCTGGCCGTCCATCAAGGACACCAGCCAGATCACCAACCTCCAGAAGGACGACACCGTCTTCCCCTTCTACGGCGGCCAGAACATCTGGGACGTCTTCAAGGAGTCCGACGCGGCCGTGACCATGGACTGGCGCTGGCCCCCCGTGAGCGACGCCCTCTACGCCTCGCTCACCGACAACGCCAAGGCCGCCGTCCAGGGTCAGGGCACGCTCACCGACGCCTTCGTCAAGACCCAGCAGGCCATGGTGGAGCAGCTCAGGGCCAAGGGCCTCAACGTCGTGACGGGAGGCTGA